The proteins below come from a single Leptotrichia sp. oral taxon 223 genomic window:
- the gpmI gene encoding 2,3-bisphosphoglycerate-independent phosphoglycerate mutase, giving the protein MKKRPVVLIILDGWGMNHHDNEVDGVKLAHPVNFNNYLKEYPHTELRADGEFVGLPEGQFGNSEVGHTNIGAGRVVYQMLPKISKAIKEGTILENKVLSDIMETTKANGKALHITGLTSDGGVHCHIEHLIGLVDMAKKKGLTEVYVHAIMDGRDTAPESGVEYLAQLQKALDELGVGKIATVVGRYYAMDRDNNWDRVELAYNALTSGEGNLAATAEEAIRNSYAEGITDEFVKPVKIGSKDNGLIKDGDGVIFANFRPDRARQLTRTFIDPEFKGFERKVYPKVNFVTIAQYDATFSLPVAYPPETIINGFGEIVSRAGLIQVRTAETEKYAHVTFFFNGGKEEPYPGEIRLLSDSPKVATYDLQPEMSAYKVKERLLEELNTGKVDTVVLNFANPDMVGHTGNVDAVIQACQAVDNCTGQIVRKVLELDGAVLITADHGNADLLVNPETGEPHTAHTVNPVPFILITNDMKDAKLRTDGKLADITPTMLDLLGLEKPAEMDGSTLIIK; this is encoded by the coding sequence ATGAAGAAAAGACCAGTAGTTTTAATAATTTTGGATGGATGGGGGATGAACCATCATGATAATGAAGTTGATGGAGTAAAATTGGCTCATCCAGTTAATTTTAACAATTATCTTAAAGAGTATCCTCATACTGAACTGAGAGCGGATGGAGAGTTTGTTGGGCTGCCTGAAGGACAGTTTGGAAATTCGGAAGTTGGGCATACAAATATTGGTGCAGGAAGAGTAGTTTACCAAATGTTGCCAAAAATTTCAAAAGCTATTAAAGAAGGTACAATTTTAGAAAATAAAGTGCTATCAGATATTATGGAAACTACAAAAGCGAACGGAAAAGCTTTACATATTACAGGATTGACTTCTGACGGCGGAGTTCATTGTCACATTGAGCATTTAATCGGATTAGTTGATATGGCTAAGAAAAAAGGATTGACAGAAGTTTATGTTCATGCGATTATGGATGGAAGAGATACTGCTCCTGAAAGTGGAGTGGAATACTTGGCACAATTACAAAAAGCATTGGATGAACTTGGTGTAGGAAAAATCGCTACAGTTGTTGGAAGATATTATGCAATGGATAGGGATAACAACTGGGACAGAGTGGAACTTGCCTACAATGCCTTGACTTCTGGAGAAGGAAACTTGGCAGCAACTGCTGAGGAAGCAATCAGAAATTCTTATGCAGAAGGAATTACAGATGAATTTGTAAAACCTGTAAAAATTGGTTCAAAAGACAATGGATTGATTAAAGACGGGGATGGCGTAATTTTTGCAAACTTTAGACCAGACAGAGCTAGACAGTTGACTAGAACATTTATTGATCCTGAGTTTAAAGGATTTGAGAGAAAAGTTTATCCTAAAGTAAACTTTGTAACAATAGCTCAATATGATGCTACATTTAGTTTACCTGTGGCATATCCGCCTGAAACAATTATAAACGGATTTGGAGAAATTGTATCAAGAGCTGGATTGATTCAAGTAAGAACTGCAGAAACTGAAAAATATGCGCACGTTACATTCTTCTTCAATGGCGGAAAGGAAGAGCCTTACCCAGGAGAAATCAGATTATTGTCTGATTCACCGAAAGTTGCAACTTATGACTTGCAGCCTGAAATGAGTGCTTACAAGGTTAAGGAAAGATTGCTTGAAGAATTAAATACTGGAAAAGTTGATACAGTTGTATTAAACTTTGCAAATCCTGATATGGTTGGACATACAGGAAATGTTGATGCTGTTATTCAAGCTTGTCAGGCGGTAGATAACTGTACAGGTCAAATTGTAAGAAAAGTGCTTGAACTTGATGGTGCGGTATTAATTACTGCGGATCATGGAAATGCTGATTTGCTGGTAAATCCTGAAACTGGCGAACCTCATACAGCGCACACTGTAAATCCAGTTCCATTCATTTTAATTACAAACGATATGAAAGATGCAAAATTGAGAACAGATGGAAAACTAGCTGACATTACTCCAACAATGCTTGATTTATTAGGATTGGAAAAACCGGCTGAAATGGATGGAAGTACATTAATTATAAAATAA